In Tsuneonella dongtanensis, a single window of DNA contains:
- the secF gene encoding protein translocase subunit SecF, producing MKLLKLVPDDTNISFLRWRMPFFIVSGLLILASWALVAFQGLNLGVDFVGGQMIRTTFVGQAEAPVPQMRDTIAKLGYGDPIIQRFGADNEASIRMKLPEGSEAQPDLANTMANRITGALKAEFPDVRIDGVDSVSGKVSEELFRTGLLSLLLSMVAISIYIWVRFEWQFGVGALLALFHDVSLTLGFFALTQLEFDLNIVAAILTIIGYSLNDTIVVYDRIRENLKKFRKMPIPELLDLSVNETLSRTVMTNLSLLIALIPLLAFGPASLFGMTAAITLGIFIGTYSSIYMAAPLLIWMGVKSDSFVPQADASDKAERIARGETA from the coding sequence ATGAAACTCCTCAAGCTCGTTCCCGACGATACGAACATCAGCTTTCTCAGATGGCGGATGCCGTTCTTTATCGTATCCGGCCTGCTGATTCTGGCGAGCTGGGCGCTCGTGGCATTCCAGGGACTCAATCTCGGCGTCGATTTTGTTGGCGGCCAGATGATCCGCACCACCTTCGTCGGGCAGGCTGAGGCACCCGTTCCCCAGATGCGCGATACCATTGCGAAGCTCGGCTACGGCGATCCGATCATCCAGCGGTTCGGTGCCGACAACGAGGCGTCGATCCGAATGAAACTGCCGGAGGGCTCGGAGGCCCAGCCGGATCTTGCCAACACCATGGCCAACCGGATCACCGGTGCGCTCAAGGCCGAATTCCCGGACGTTCGCATCGACGGGGTCGATTCCGTATCCGGCAAGGTGTCTGAAGAGCTCTTCCGGACGGGACTTCTCTCGCTGCTGCTGTCGATGGTCGCGATCTCGATCTACATCTGGGTGCGGTTCGAATGGCAGTTCGGCGTCGGCGCGCTTCTGGCGCTGTTCCACGACGTTTCACTGACCTTGGGCTTCTTCGCCCTCACGCAGCTGGAATTCGATCTCAACATCGTCGCCGCGATCCTGACAATTATCGGTTACTCGCTCAACGACACCATCGTGGTGTACGATCGCATCCGCGAGAACCTCAAGAAGTTCCGCAAGATGCCGATCCCGGAGTTGCTCGACCTTTCGGTCAACGAAACGCTCTCACGGACGGTCATGACGAACCTGTCGCTGCTGATCGCGCTGATTCCGCTTCTAGCGTTCGGCCCCGCCAGCCTGTTCGGTATGACCGCGGCGATTACGCTCGGCATCTTCATCGGGACGTACAGCTCGATCTACATGGCTGCGCCGCTGCTCATCTGGATGGGCGTGAAGAGCGACAGTTTCGTTCCGCAGGCCGACGCGTCGGACAAGGCGGAACGGATCGCGCGGGGCGAGACGGCCTAA
- a CDS encoding glycosyltransferase — MRRVLSLATLYPNAVNPRFGTFVARSLEALAARGDWQVTVINPIALAPVALGRYAALTTAAVGGLERGVEVHRPVFRTIPSLGARFNPALIARKILPLVRRLHAENAFDIVDAQFFYPDGPAAARLARELDLPLSIKARGADIHYWGARSDTRSQIVEAGARAGVLLAVCGALADDMAALGLERDKITVHYTGLDRDRFRPLQHPQLRRRLGRELGIALPDAAPVLATVGALISRKGQSLVIDALAGLPGDCILLLVGRGDDEATLRRRAAERGVGDRVHFLGSLDHDLLPLVLSAADAMVLPSASEGLANAWVEALACGTPLVITDAGGAREVVTTPEAGRIVARDARAIAEGVRELLADPPSRDAVAAMADRFSWQANAAALAEHYERLAG; from the coding sequence ATGCGCCGTGTCTTGAGCCTTGCGACGCTCTATCCCAACGCGGTGAACCCGCGTTTCGGTACCTTCGTCGCGCGCAGTCTCGAGGCGCTGGCGGCACGCGGGGACTGGCAGGTCACGGTGATCAATCCCATAGCCCTGGCCCCAGTGGCGCTTGGCCGGTACGCCGCGCTGACGACCGCTGCCGTTGGAGGGTTGGAGCGGGGCGTCGAAGTGCACCGCCCCGTGTTCCGGACGATCCCCAGCCTCGGCGCTCGCTTCAACCCGGCGCTCATCGCCCGCAAGATCCTGCCCCTTGTCCGCCGCCTCCATGCCGAGAACGCGTTCGACATAGTCGACGCGCAGTTTTTCTATCCGGATGGCCCCGCCGCGGCGCGCCTGGCCCGCGAGCTCGATCTGCCATTGTCGATCAAGGCGCGCGGCGCGGACATCCATTACTGGGGCGCGCGGTCCGACACGCGAAGCCAGATCGTCGAGGCTGGGGCGCGGGCGGGCGTCCTGCTGGCCGTGTGCGGCGCGCTCGCGGACGACATGGCGGCGCTGGGTCTCGAGCGAGACAAGATCACCGTGCATTACACCGGCCTCGACCGCGACCGCTTCCGCCCGCTGCAGCACCCGCAGCTTCGCCGTCGGCTCGGCCGCGAACTGGGGATCGCGCTTCCCGATGCCGCACCGGTACTGGCGACGGTCGGAGCGCTGATTTCCCGAAAGGGCCAGAGCCTCGTCATCGACGCGCTTGCAGGCTTGCCGGGCGATTGCATCCTGCTGCTCGTCGGAAGGGGCGACGACGAGGCTACGTTACGACGGCGCGCCGCCGAGCGCGGTGTCGGAGACCGGGTCCATTTCCTCGGCAGCCTCGATCACGACCTGCTTCCGCTGGTGCTGTCCGCGGCCGATGCGATGGTCCTGCCGTCCGCCAGCGAGGGCCTCGCCAACGCCTGGGTCGAGGCGCTGGCCTGCGGGACTCCGCTCGTCATCACCGATGCGGGCGGAGCGCGCGAGGTGGTGACAACACCCGAGGCAGGACGGATAGTGGCCCGCGACGCGAGGGCGATCGCGGAAGGGGTGCGCGAACTGCTAGCCGATCCGCCGTCGCGCGACGCGGTCGCGGCGATGGCGGATCGTTTCAGCTGGCAGGCCAACGCAGCCGCGCTGGCCGAGCACTACGAACGGCTGGCAGGTTAG
- a CDS encoding helix-turn-helix domain-containing protein, whose protein sequence is MINRIRDIRHEKGMTLAELAEACDPPTTAQTIGRLETGMRNLSIKWMDRIAGALGVDPETLVRSEGTVRAQVVALLGETGPEALTAQRDALLPTELSGDDIRVVLAIEASAGEYRAGDQLWLRQIASDDAGMAINRDVLVPKKGGRFAFGRLIDRQAGRVGVLPLGPGQKQQVIEDPAWIAVAEMLVRRL, encoded by the coding sequence GTGATCAATCGCATTCGCGACATCCGTCACGAGAAGGGCATGACCTTGGCCGAGCTCGCCGAAGCGTGCGATCCGCCGACCACCGCCCAGACGATCGGCCGGCTCGAGACAGGCATGCGCAACCTGTCGATCAAGTGGATGGACCGCATCGCTGGTGCGCTTGGGGTGGACCCGGAAACACTCGTGCGATCCGAAGGCACCGTCCGCGCGCAGGTCGTCGCCTTGCTCGGCGAGACGGGGCCGGAAGCGCTGACGGCACAGCGCGACGCCCTGCTCCCGACCGAGCTTTCCGGTGACGACATTCGCGTAGTCCTCGCGATCGAGGCAAGCGCGGGCGAGTATCGCGCAGGCGACCAGCTGTGGTTGCGGCAGATCGCGTCGGACGACGCAGGCATGGCGATCAATCGCGACGTCCTTGTCCCGAAGAAGGGCGGCCGCTTTGCCTTCGGCCGATTGATCGACCGGCAGGCGGGGCGCGTGGGAGTCCTGCCATTGGGCCCGGGCCAGAAGCAGCAGGTCATCGAAGACCCGGCCTGGATCGCGGTTGCCGAGATGCTGGTGCGCCGGCTTTGA